One window of the Lathamus discolor isolate bLatDis1 chromosome W, bLatDis1.hap1, whole genome shotgun sequence genome contains the following:
- the LOC136004314 gene encoding phospholipid-transporting ATPase IC-like — protein MISERDSETTFEEYSQPNDEVMPYSDDETEEELDPQQPGAKTGQAQSNRDTRESRDTSRKDCSWQVKANDHHFYQQPQFKRTMFLCFKRSKYKGNAIKTYKYNPITFLPLNLLEQFKRAANFYFLVLLILQSIPQISTLSWYTTLVPLLLVLGITAVKDLVDDIARHRMDNEVNNRRCEVIRDGRFKSTKWKDIKVGDILRLKKNTFVPADILLLSSSEPNSLCYVETAELDGETNLKFKMALEVTHRYLQEEGAMANFDGLVECEEPNNRLDKFAGTLFWRNTSYSLDADKILLRGCKIRNTDFCHGMVIFAGADTKIMKNSGKTRFKRTKIDSLMNYMVYTIFVVLILLSAGLAIGHTYWEQQVGNSSWYLYDAEDFSPPYRGFLNFWGYIIVLNTMVPISLYVSVEVIRFVQSYFINWDLQMYYPEKDTAAKARTTTLNEQLGQIHYIFSDKTGTLTQNIMTFKKCCINGQRYGDCRDGAGQLQSHPEQVDFSWNVYADGKFSFYDHYLIEQIRAGKDPEIHKFFFLLAICHTVMVDISDGQLNYQAASPDEGALVTAARNFGYVFLSRTQNTITLSEMGAERTYDVLAILDFNSDRKRMSVIVRESGGNIRLYCKGADTVIYERLHPRNPKREATEEALDVFASETLRTLCLCYRDIDPEEFEAWNQKFLEASVATTNRDEALDKVYEEIEQNLILLGATAIEDKLQDGVPETIARLSKADIKIWVLTGDKKETAENIGFSCELLTDETTICYGEDTSALLQTRLENQRNTAGSSAHSSLKMNEPFFQGSRDRALIITGSWLNEILLEKKKKKKKLKLKFPRTAEEEKKQREKRQRAEAYKEQQQQNFVELACECKAVICCRVTPKQKAMVVELVKKYKKAITLAIGDGANDVNMIKTAHIGVGISGQEGMQAVMSSDYSFGQFRYLQRLLLVHGRWSYIRMCKFLRYFFYKNFAFTLVHIWYSFFNGFSAQTAYEDWFITLYNVLYSSLPVLLVGLLDQDVSDKLSLRFPRLYVVGQKDLLFNYKKFFLSLLHGAITSLIIFFIPYGAYLKTMGQDGEAPSDYQSFAVTAASSLIFVVNFQIGLDTSYWTFVNAFSVFGSIALYFGITFDFHSAGIHVLFPSGFQFTGTAPNALRQPYLWLTMILSVAICLLPIVAQRFLATTIRPSESDRVLRHRRQLAAEEQHWKRRPSAFRRGTWARRSAYAFSHQRGYADLIASGRSIRKKRAPLAAVLGAAAPAPRGLRTRPD, from the exons ATGATCTCGGAGAGGGACTCGGAGACCACCTTTGAGGAGTATTCCCAACCCAACGATGAGGTGATGCCCTACAGTGACGATGAAACCGAGGAGGAGCTGGACCCTCAGCAGCCTGGGGCTAAAACAGGCCAGGCCCAGAGCAACAGAGACACCCGGGAGAGCAGAGACACCTCGAGGAAAG ACTGCAGCTGGCAAGTGAAAGCAAACGACCACCACTTCTACCAGCAGCCCCAGTTCAAGAGAACAATGTTCCTGTGCTTCAAGAGAAGCAAATACAAA GGCAATGCCATCAAGACCTACAAGTACAACCCAATCACGTTCCTACCCCTGAATCTCTTGGAGCAGTTCAAGAGAGCGGCCAACTTCTACTTCCTTGTTCTCCTCATCCTGCAG TCAATTCCCCAGATAAGCACCCTGTCATGGTACACAACACTGGTGCCCTTACTCCTGGTGCTGGGCATAACTGCAGTCAAAGACCTGGTGGATGACATT GCTCGCCACAGGATGGACAATGAGGTGAATAACAGGAGATGTGAAGTCATCAGGGATGGAAG GTTCAAGAGCACAAAATGGAAAGATATCAAAGTTGGGGATATCCTTCGCCTGAAGAAGAACACTTTTGTTCCT GCTGATATTTTGCTGTTATCCAGCTCCGAACCAAACAGCCTGTGCTATGTAGAGACAGCTGAGCTAGATGG GGAAACCAACTTGAAGTTCAAGATGGCCCTGGAGGTAACGCACAGATACCTGCAAGAGGAAGGCGCAATGGCAAACTTTGATG GTCTGGTTGAATGTGAGGAGCCAAACAACAGACTGGATAAGTTTGCAGGCACTTTGTTCTGGAGAAACACCAGCTATTCCCTGGATGCTGATAAGATCCTGCTACGCGGATGTAAGATCAGGAATACAGATTTCTGCCACGGCATGGTCATATTTGCAG GTGCTGacacaaaaataatgaagaacaGTGGCAAGACCAGATTTAAGAGGACCAAAATCGACTCCCTGATGAACTACATGGTTTATACT ATCTTCGTTGTCCTCATCCTGCTGTCAGCTGGCCTGGCCATTGGCCACACGTACTGGGAGCAGCAGGTTGGCAACTCCTCCTGGTACCTCTATGATGCTGAAGACTTCAGTCCTCCCTATCGTGGCTTCCTGAACTTCTGGGGCTACATCATCGTCCTCAACACCATGGTCCCCATCTCCCTCTATGTGAG TGTGGAAGTGATCCGTTTTGTCCAAAGCTACTTCATCAACTGGGACCTGCAGATGTATTACCCTGAGAAGGACACTGCTGCCAAGGCCAGAACCACCACCCTCAATGAGCAGCTGGGGCAGATCCACTACATCTTCTCTGACAAGACAGGAACCCTGACCCAGAACATCATGACCTTCAAGAAGTGCTGCATTAATGGCCAGAGATATG GAGACTGCCGGGACGGAGCAGGGCAGCTTCAGAGCCACCCAGAG CAAGTGGATTTCAGCTGGAACGTGTATGCAGATGGGAAGTTCTCCTTCTACGATCACTACCTGATAGAGCAAATaagagctggaaaggacccCGAAATACACAAGTTCTTCTTTCTGCTTGCCATTTGCCACACTGTCATGGTTGACATTTCTGATG GTCAGCTCAACTACCAAGCAGCTTCTCCAGATGAAGGAGCCCTGGTTACAGCAGCCAGGAACTTTGGCTACGTGTTCCTCTCCCGCACACAGAACACCATCACTCTGAGCGAGATGGGTGCAGAGAGGACGTACGACGTCCTTGCCATCCTGGACTTCAACAGCGACAGGAAGAGGATGTCTGTCATTG TAAGAGAATCAGGTGGAAACATCCGGTTATACTGTAAAGGGGCTGACACAGTCATCTATGAACGCCTGCACCCGAGGAATCCCAAGAGAGAAGCCACAGAGGAAGCACTGGAT GTATTTGCCAGTGAAACCCTGAGGACCCTCTGCCTGTGCTACAGAGACATCGATCCTGAGGAGTTTGAAGCCTGGAATCAGAAATTCCTGGAGGCCAGTGTGGCCACCACGAACCGTGATGAGGCTCTGGACAAAGTCTATGAGGAAATAGAACAGAACCTGATT CTGCTTGGAGCAACAGCAATAGAAGACAAGCTCCAGGATGGAGTTCCAGAGACTATTGCcaggctttccaaagcagacaTCAAAATCTGGGTGCTCACTGGTGACAAAAAAG AAACGGCTGAAAACATTGGATTTTCCTGTGAGCTCCTAACAGACGAAACCACCATCTGCTACGGAGAAGACACCAG TGCTCTTCTTCAAACAAGGCTGGAAAACCAGAGGAACACAGCTGGATCCAGTGCACATTCCTCACTGAAAATGAATGAGCCCTTCTTCCAAGGCAGTAGGGATCGTGCTTTAATAATCACTGGCTCCTGGTTG AATGAAATCCTactggagaagaagaagaagaagaagaaactgaagcTCAAGTTCCCCCGAACGgcagaagaggagaagaagCAAAGGGAGAAGAGGCAAAGGGCTGAGGCCtacaaagagcagcagcagcagaactttGTGGAGCTGGCCTGTGAGTGCAAGGCTGTGATCTGCTGCCGGGTGACTCCGAAGCAGAAGGCCATGGTGGTGGAGCTGGTGAAGAAGTACAAGAAAGCCATCACTCTGGCTATTGGGGATGGTGCCAATGACGTCAACATGATCAAAA CTGCTCACATTGGAGTTGGGATCAGTGGCCAGGAAGGGATGCAAGCTGTCATGTCCAGTGACTACTCCTTCGGGCAGTTCCGCTACctccagaggctgctgctggtccACGGGCGCTGGTCCTACATTAGGATGTGCAAGTTCTTGAGATACTTCTTCTACAAGAACTTTGCTTTTACTCTGGTCCACATCTGGTATTCCTTCTTCAATGGCTTCTCTGCCCAG ACAGCCTATGAAGACTGGTTCATCACGCTCTACAACGTCTTGTACTCCAGCCTCCCTGTGCTCCTCGTCGGACTGCTCGACCAG GACGTGAGTGACAAGCTGAGCCTCCGCTTCCCCAGGCTCTACGTGGTGGGCCAGAAGGATTTACTCTTTAACTacaagaagttcttcctgagtTTGCTTCATGGAGCCATCACCTCCTTGATCATCTTCTTCATCCCCTACGGAGCCTACCTGAAAACCATGGGGCAGGATGGAGAAGCGCCATCGGATTATCAGTCCTTTGCTGTTACCGCAGCCTCTTCTCTTATATTTGTGGTCAACTTCCAG ATTGGTTTGGATACATCCTACTGGACCTTTGTGAACGCCTTCTCCGTGTTTGGGAGCATTGCACTTTACTTTGGGATCACCTTTGACTTCCACAGTGCTGGGATCCACGTTCTCTTCCCTTCCGGCTTTCAGTTCACCG GAACTGCCCCAAACGCTCTGAGACAGCCGTACCTGTGGCTCACCATGATTTTATCCGTCGCTATCTGCTTACTGCCCATAGTGGCGCAGCGTTTCTTAGCCACGACTATCCGGCCTTCGGAAAGCGACAGA GTCCTGAGGCACCGCAGGCAGCTGGCGGCCGAGGAGCAGCACTGGAAGCGGCGGCCGAGCGCCTTCCGGAGGGGAACGTGGGCCCGGCGCTCCGCTTACGCCTTCTCGCACCAGCGCGGCTACGCGGACCTCATCGCCTCCGGGCGCAGCATCCGGAAGAAGCGGGCTCCTCTGGCTGCCGTGCTGGGCGCCGCGGCCCCGGCGCCCCGAGGCCTTCGCACCCGGCCGGACTGA
- the LOC136004315 gene encoding asparagine--tRNA ligase, cytoplasmic-like, with the protein MAGDVLGRAAAMVLEELYVSDREGNDSSGDGTQKKPFKTVLKALLTAGKEPFPTIYVDSPKENERWAIISKSQMKNGKKLWHREQMKNEAKEKKEAEDLLRREKNLEEAKKVVIKNDPSLPEPKCVKIAALEAYRGQRVKVFGWIHRLRRQGKNLMFVVLRDGTGFLQCVLSDELCQCYNGLVLSTESSVAVYGTLNLVPQGKQAPGGHELNCDYWELIGLAPAGGADNVLNEDSEVDVQLNNRHMMIRGENMAKIFKVRSMVVQAFRDHFFANGYYEVTPPTLVQTQVEGGSTLFKLDYFGEEAYLTQSSQLYLETCIPALGDVFCIAQSYRAEQSRTRRHLAEYTHIEAECPFISFEELLDRLEGLVCDVVDRVLKSPAAGLLYDLNPGFQPPKRPFRRMNYSEAIEWLKEHDVKKEDGTYYEFGEDIPEAPERLMTDTINEPILLCRFPAEIKSFYMQRCHDDSRLTESVDVLMPNVGEIVGGSMRIWDSEELLEGYKREGIDPTPYYWYTDQRKYGTCPHGGYGLGLERFLTWILNRHHIRDVCLYPRFVQRCKP; encoded by the exons ATGGCGGGCGACGTGCTGGGCAGGGCGGCGGCGATGGTGCTCG AGGAGCTCTATGTTTCCGACCGGGAGGGCAACGACTCCAGTGGGGATGGGACCCAAAAGAAGCCGTTCAAGACCGTCCTGAAG gctctgctgacagcaggaAAGGAGCCGTTCCCTACTATCTACGTGGATTCGCCAAAGGAAAACGAG AGGTGGGCCATTATATCCAAGTCACAGATGAAGAACGGCAAGAAGCTGTGGCACAGGGAGCAGATGAAGAATGAagcaaaggagaagaaggag GCAGAGGATCTCTTGAGGAGGGAGAAGAACCTGGAGGAGGCCAAGAAGGTCGTGATCAAGAACGATCCGAGTCTTCCAGAGCCAAAATGT GTGAAGATCGCTGCTCTGGAGGCTTACAGAGGCCAGAGGGTGAAGGTGTTTGGTTGGATTCACCGACTGAGGCGGCAGG GAAAGAACCTGATGTTCGTTGTGTTGAGGGATGGCACGGGTTTCCTGCAGTGTGTCCTTTCGGATGAGCTG TGCCAGTGTTACAACGGGCTGGTTCTCTCCACAGAGAGCAGCGTTGCAGTGTATGGAACGCTGAACCTCGTTCCCCAAGGGAAGCAG GCTCCAGGAGGCCACGAGCTCAACTGTGACTACTGGGAGCTCATTGGCCTGGCCCCAGCAGGAGGAGCTGACAATGTGCTCAATGAGGACTCGGAGGTGGACGTGCAGCTGAACAACAGGCACATGATGATCCGAGGCGAGAACATGGCCAAGATCTTCAAGGTGCGCTCCATGGTGGTGCAGGCCTTCAGGGATCACTTCTTTGCCAATGGGTATTACGAG GTCACGCCTCCAACCCTGGTCCAGACTCAGGTGGAGGGAGGCTCTACCCTCTTCAAGCTGGATTACTTTGGGGAGGAGGCCTACTTGACGCAGTCCTCCCAGCTCTACCTGGAGacctgcatcccagccctggGAGATGTGTTCTGCATCGCGCAGTCCTACCGAGCGGAGCAGTCCCGCACCCGCAGGCACTTGGCAGA gtaCACTCACATCGAAGCTGAATGTCCCTTCATAAGCTTTGAGGAGCTGTTGGACCGTCTGGAGGGCCTGGTGTGTGATGTGGTGGACAGGGTCTTGAAGTCGCCTGCAGCAGGTTTACTCTATGACCTGAACCCG GGTTTCCAGCCCCCGAAACGTCCTTTCCGACGGATGAACTATAGCGAAGCCATCGAGTGGCTGAAGGAGCACGATGTGAAGAAGGAAGATGGCACTTACTATGAGTTTGGAGAA GATATTCCCGAAGCTCCCGAGCGGCTGATGACAGACACCATTAACGAGCCCATCTTGTTGTGCCGATTCCCCGCGGAGATCAAGTCCTTCTACATGCAGCGCTGCCACGACGATTCCCGGCTCACCGAGTCC GTCGACGTGTTGATGCCTAACGTGGGGGAGATTGTCGGGGGCTCGATGCGTATCTGGGACAGCGAGGAGCTGCTCGAAGGCTACAAGAGGGAGGGCATCGATCCCACGCCGTACTACTGGTACACGGATCAG AGGAAGTACGGGACGTGCCCTCACGGCGGCTACGGCTTGGGATTGGAGCGCTTCCTCACCTGGATCCTCAACAGGCACCACATCAGAGACGTCTGTCTCTACCCGCGCTTCGTCCAGCGCTGCAAGCCTTAG